One window of Hujiaoplasma nucleasis genomic DNA carries:
- a CDS encoding adenine phosphoribosyltransferase gives MDYSKYIKNVPNFPVEGIQFKDITPLIGDGQAFKACIDEFVDFAKEKQANKIVGPDARGFIVGAPVAYAMAIPFVPIRKPGKLPRETYSYDYDLEYGSNSLSMHKDAIVKGDKVVIMDDLLATGGTLEATIKLVEEAGGQVVGLGFIIELVDLNARNKLDKYPIKVLLKY, from the coding sequence ATGGATTATAGTAAATATATTAAAAATGTACCTAATTTTCCTGTTGAAGGGATTCAATTTAAAGATATTACACCTTTAATTGGTGATGGACAAGCCTTTAAAGCTTGTATTGATGAATTTGTTGATTTTGCTAAAGAAAAGCAAGCTAATAAAATTGTAGGTCCAGATGCAAGGGGCTTTATAGTTGGTGCTCCAGTGGCTTACGCCATGGCTATTCCTTTTGTTCCTATTAGAAAGCCTGGTAAGTTACCAAGGGAAACCTATTCTTATGATTATGATTTAGAGTATGGCTCTAATTCTTTATCAATGCATAAAGATGCTATTGTAAAAGGGGATAAGGTTGTTATTATGGATGATTTATTAGCAACTGGGGGTACTCTTGAAGCTACCATCAAGTTGGTAGAAGAAGCTGGTGGTCAGGTTGTTGGTTTAGGATTCATCATTGAGTTAGTTGATTTAAATGCAAGAAATAAATTAGATAAGTATCCAATTAAAGTATTATTAAAATATTAG
- the recJ gene encoding single-stranded-DNA-specific exonuclease RecJ: protein MIKSKYLWNKQIDGIVKDQDIFKMINQNRDIHDHEAFFSMGVESLHSPFLFSQMQVAIDRINLAISKDENILIFGDYDCDGITSVAILYRALKDLDASVYYQVPNRFEDGYGLNLDLVKEWVGQYSLVITVDNGITSIDEVEYLQNHKVDVIVTDHHQLKEYLPKAYAILHTKVSDQYPFKEISGCMVAFKLAWALKGEFPQDLTDLAMIGTIADLMPLEDENQAMVNIGLEQLKHTRNLGLSKILSYSDLDIINQTAIAFQIAPKINSSGRMNQAETAIELLITSDLRQANELILKIEENHVVRKKHTETSFKIAESLINHEDQVLVLVSEKFHEGVIGICAQRISEKYQKPTIVLTIEDDIAKGSARSFGQVSILKMLTQTEDLLDRFGGHHQAAGMQLKLSNIDEFRQKLNSLDIKESEPVLDIDMEVVLDQVSKDTIQELQEKSFHTALFLMRNLRVIRKQIIGQNHVKLLLESNHQSFDAVKFNQLSYFYSLNEGDVIDVVGGLTINRYRNKESIQVMISDLSCDHFQVLDYRRSLNISKVQDNILPDFTYLNDQVVLMTSHLKNLMHGSKSYALFPKQLKINFNYLLDRNQMANLYIKLKRLSDFSKFDIMKLVDQQEWVSDTLIKIFLELGFAIEKNGLYNIQESSKKDLSESQTYLDVLEKKKTIDWLYLTSQDKIKTYLEDKNGL, encoded by the coding sequence TTGATTAAAAGTAAATATTTATGGAATAAACAAATAGATGGTATTGTAAAAGACCAAGACATCTTTAAAATGATCAATCAAAATAGAGATATTCATGATCATGAAGCATTCTTTTCAATGGGGGTTGAATCTCTTCATAGTCCATTCTTGTTTTCACAAATGCAAGTGGCTATTGATAGAATTAATTTAGCCATTAGCAAAGATGAAAATATATTAATTTTTGGTGACTATGATTGTGATGGAATTACTTCAGTAGCCATATTATATAGGGCGTTGAAAGACTTAGATGCGAGCGTTTACTATCAGGTGCCAAATCGTTTTGAAGATGGTTATGGCTTAAATCTTGATTTGGTTAAAGAGTGGGTTGGTCAATATTCTTTAGTGATTACTGTAGACAATGGTATTACATCTATAGATGAAGTAGAGTATCTACAAAATCACAAGGTCGATGTCATTGTGACTGATCACCATCAACTCAAGGAGTATTTACCAAAGGCTTATGCGATTTTGCATACAAAAGTGTCTGATCAATATCCTTTTAAAGAAATATCTGGTTGTATGGTTGCCTTTAAATTAGCATGGGCACTTAAAGGTGAATTTCCTCAAGACTTAACCGACTTAGCCATGATAGGTACAATTGCTGATTTAATGCCTTTAGAGGATGAAAATCAAGCCATGGTCAATATTGGTTTAGAGCAACTCAAACACACACGAAATTTGGGTTTAAGCAAAATTTTATCTTATAGTGATTTAGATATAATTAATCAAACTGCTATAGCTTTTCAAATCGCTCCAAAAATTAATAGTTCTGGGAGAATGAATCAAGCAGAAACTGCTATAGAATTATTAATTACTAGTGATTTAAGACAGGCAAATGAGCTTATTCTAAAAATAGAAGAAAATCATGTGGTAAGAAAGAAACATACTGAAACTTCTTTTAAAATCGCTGAAAGTTTAATCAATCATGAAGATCAAGTTTTGGTTTTAGTTTCTGAAAAATTTCATGAAGGTGTAATAGGTATTTGTGCTCAAAGAATTTCAGAAAAATATCAAAAACCAACCATTGTTTTGACGATTGAAGATGATATAGCTAAAGGTTCAGCCCGTTCATTTGGACAAGTTTCAATTTTAAAAATGTTAACTCAAACTGAAGATTTGTTAGATAGGTTTGGGGGTCATCATCAAGCAGCGGGTATGCAGTTAAAATTATCTAATATTGATGAGTTTAGACAAAAGTTGAATTCTTTAGATATCAAAGAATCCGAGCCTGTTTTAGATATCGATATGGAAGTGGTATTAGATCAAGTTTCTAAAGATACCATTCAAGAACTTCAAGAGAAATCTTTTCATACTGCCTTGTTTTTAATGAGAAATCTTAGAGTTATTCGCAAACAGATTATTGGTCAAAATCATGTTAAACTTCTTTTAGAATCTAATCATCAAAGTTTTGATGCGGTTAAGTTTAATCAACTCTCTTATTTTTATTCTTTAAACGAAGGTGATGTTATCGATGTGGTTGGTGGTTTGACAATCAATCGGTATCGAAATAAAGAAAGTATTCAAGTGATGATATCTGATTTAAGTTGTGATCATTTTCAAGTATTAGATTATCGTAGATCCTTAAATATTAGTAAGGTTCAAGATAATATTCTACCTGACTTTACCTATCTTAATGATCAAGTTGTTTTAATGACAAGTCATCTAAAAAATTTAATGCATGGTTCAAAGTCTTATGCTTTGTTTCCAAAACAATTAAAAATCAATTTTAACTATTTACTTGATAGAAATCAAATGGCTAACTTGTATATTAAATTAAAAAGATTATCAGATTTTAGTAAATTTGATATAATGAAATTAGTTGATCAACAAGAATGGGTAAGTGATACTTTAATTAAAATCTTTTTAGAATTGGGCTTTGCCATTGAGAAGAATGGTCTATATAATATTCAAGAAAGTTCTAAAAAAGACTTAAGTGAAAGTCAAACGTACTTGGATGTATTAGAAAAGAAAAAAACTATTGATTGGTTGTATCTTACAAGCCAAGATAAAATAAAGACTTATTTGGAGGATAAAAATGGATTATAG